The Akkermansiaceae bacterium genomic interval CCTCACGTTCTTCACCTACGATGACACCTCCACCCCGGGTTACCTCGTCACCACCGTCACCGACCGGAACAAACGACGGCTAGTCTATACCTATGACCCGGATTTCCAGATGGTGTCTTTCGAGGATCAGAACGGTGCAGTCACCCGCCACAGCTATGACGCGGACGGCAACAAAACTTCCACCACCGATCCATTGGGAAGGGCCACCGTTTATTCCTATGACGCGGCGGGGAATCTGACCTCCCTGACGGATCCCGCGGGAGCCGTCACTTCCATGGAGTATGACGTGAGGAACAATCTCACGAAGATCCGCAAGCCGGACGGAAAGGAAAGCACCTTCACCTACGACGCGCGCAACAACCCTGTCTCCGCCACCAACGCCCTGAACCAAACGCGGTTGACAAGCTACGATCCGGCCACGGGGCTTCCCACCCAAAAAACAGACCCGCGCGGCGGCGCCACCCGTTACACTTACACGGCCGGTCTCGTCACCGAAGCGACGGACGCGAACAACCACAAGACGCTCTTCGCATACGATGCCGCCGGACGGCTCCTCAGCACTACAAATCCCGCCGGCAAGGTCCATGCCTTCACTTATGACACCAATGACAATCTTCTCACTTCGAAGGATCCGCTGAACAACGTCACGGCCTTCACCTATGATTCACGGAAGCGGAAGCTCTCTGAAACCGATCCTCTCGGAAAAGCCACGAGGTACGTTTACACCGGGGACGGACTTCTGAGCGCCGTCATCAATCCCCTTGGCGAGCGCGTCAGCTACAATCACGATGGCGAAGGCCGTCTTCTGGAGACCATCGATCCCCGTGGTGGGGTGACCCGGATGAAATACGATCCGGCCGGCCACCTCCTCGCCATCACCAACGCGACCGGAAGCACGAAAAATTTCCGCTACGATGCCGCCGGGAATCTCATCGACTTCATCGATGCCCGTGGAAACAGGACCCGCAGGACACTGGAGCAGCGCAACCTGGTGACCGCGGAGGAAGATTCCCAGTCCCGCACCTCCGCCTCCACCTTCGACAACCTTCGGCGTCTGAGGACCAGCACGGATCCTCTCGGCAACATCACCCGGCTCACCTACGACGATCTCGATCGACTGATCACCGTCAGCGATCCTCTCAATCAGGTATCCCGGCAGGATTTCGACGCCGATGGGAACCGCATCTCCATCACCAACCCGCGCGGTGCGGCCACCACCTTCACCTACGATGCCGGCCAGCGACTGACCTCCGTCACCGTGCCGGGCAACAGGGTCACCACCTACACCTACGACAACCGCAACCTGCCCGTCACCATCACCGAGCCGTCCGGGCAACAAACACAACTTACCTACGATGATGCGGGACGGCTGCTCCAGACCACGGATCCGACGGGCACCATCAACCGCACCTATGACGCTGCGGGCAAGCTCCTCACCGTCACTCAGCACTCGGCGGTCATCACCCGTTCCTATGACGATGCGGGCAGGCTCACCCAATTCACGGACGCAGCGGGGAACGTCCTGAAATATGCCTATGACGCCGCGGGCAACCTGAAGACCCTCACCTATCCGGACAACAAGGCCGTCACCTATGCTTATGACGAAGCGAACCGCCTTTCCTCCGTCACCGACTGGGCGGGCCGGGTAACCACCTATTCCTACGACCCGGACGGACGCTTGGTGAGAACCGTCCGGCCGAACGGCACCGTGGAAAGCCGGACTTGGCTGGCGTCCGGGGAGCTGGCCACTCTCGCCGACAGCATCGGAAATACCGCCATCACCCAGTTCACCCTCGGCTACGACCCGGGAGGGCGCCTCGTTTCCGAGACCGCCATTCCCGTTCCCGCCGCGTTCACTCCCGTCTCCTTCACCGCCGCGTATGATGCGGGCAACCGCCTCACCGCCGTCAACGGCGCTGCGGTGACCCATGATGCCGATGGAAACATGACCGGCGGTCCGGTTGCCGTCGGCACGGGAACCGCCACCTATACCTACGACTCGAGGAACCGTCTCACTTCCTTCGGCGGTGTTTCGTATGCCTATGACGCCGAAGGTCGCCGGACCTCTCTCACAAACAGCTCCGGCACCACCCGTTTCGTCATCAATCCGAACGCGAACCTCAGCCAGATCCTCGTGCGCACAGCACCCGACGGCACCGTTTCCCGGGCGGTTTACGGGCTCGGCCTCATCTACGAGGAAACCGGCACCGCGATCCGCTGCCACCACTACGACTACCGTGGCAGTTCCGTCGCTTTCTCCGACTCCTCGGGCGCCGTCACCGGCCGCGTCGAATATGGAGCCTACGGCGAGATTTCCCTTCGCACCGGCAATACCGCCACCCCGTTCCTGTTCAACGGACGCCACGGGGTGATGACGGATCCGAACGGCCTCTACCACATGCGGGCCCGCTATTATCACCCCGTCATCAAGCGCTTCGTGAACCAGGATGTCATTCTCGGAGCCATCAGCAGGGCCATCTCCCTGAACCGCTTCGCTTATGGCAACGGCGATCCTGTCTCGATGATCGATCCTTTCGGCCTCGAAGCTCAGGACGCGTCGCTTGGTGAGGAATTTATGCCATTGGGACTCGATTTTCTTCCCTTTGGCCTCGAGGCCCAGAACGGGTCGCTCGGCAACGAGCTGCTGTCCTTGGGACTCGATTTCCTTCCCATCGTCGGAACGGGTAAAAGTATCTACGAACTGTTCACTGGCCGGGACATGGTCACGGGCGAACATGTCCCGAGATGGATGTCAGCCTTGGGGATCCTCCCATTTGGAAAGGCGCTGGGCAAATTCGGAAGCGCGTTCGCTGACGTTGAGAAGTATACCGCAAAGAGCGTAGACAAGTTTAACCGAACGCCCAAGAGTCTGATGGATCGGATGGTGCTAGATGCGGCCAAGCAGGGCAAAGGCACTAAAATCATCGATAATCTTGGCGATCCCGAGTTTAAGGGAATGGAGAAATGGAGCTATACGGAAAAATCTGCGGCTGGTCTGCGTTCCGAAGTCCACTATGTACGAGATCCAAAGACTGGTAAATTGATGGACTTCAAGTTTACGCATCATGCGGAAACCTACAGATGACACGGAGGCAAATCACATGAAGGTCCGATGCCGATTTAATCAAATTGGTGACATTCCTGAGATCGATGTCAAAAATCGGTTGGCTGAATCAATTCATCGAAATGGTTCTGACGATGATTTGGTTGAGGGGACGACTTACGCGGTGTTTGCTCTTGCTCGATGGAACGATGGAGGACTACGAGTTTACCTGCACACGATCAAGGAAAGTGAACATCCTTATCCATATCCGTTAGAAATGTTTGAGGTTGTAGACCCAAACATCCCGGAAAACTGGAAATTCGTTTTTGAGCAACGACCTACTGGACTGGAGATAAAGCTCATGAGCTTTCCCGAATGGATTGAAGATATTAGGTTTTATGAAAAACTGGTTGAGGGCGACGAGTGTGCGATTGCATCATACAACCTTCAACGCTTTAGCGTGAAACCACGTCCCACCGCTGGCGCGTGAAGCGACGGCCACCAAGTCCGGGAGCAAACCCCACTCTGTCACGCTGCCTGCAACTAGAACGAAAACGCCTCGACTCGTCTCACTTGGATGAGATTCTCCAAACTTCCCCCGATTCCCTCAATCACTTGAACTCCTCATCGAAAATATTCCGCGGTATCGCCTCCCTTCTCATGGCTGTTGCGAGTTCAGGTTGGTGTGCCGATTTCGCCTACGATGCCACCGGACGCCTCACCGGGGCCGCCGGAGCGGGCAACGTGAAAATCAGCTACACGTATGACGACGCGGGAAACATTACCGGCGTGGCGGCCACACCCTACGCCGCGGCTGCGCCGTTCCTTGTGGGTGGGACCGCACTCACCGGGACGGTCGGCTCACCATTCTCACAGACCTTGGCATCCAGCCGGATCCCGGCGGTATTCGCAGCCGCCAATCTGCCGCCGGGCCTCGCGTTGAATGGCGGAACGGGATCCATCACCGGCACTCCCACCACCGCGGGCGTTTTCAGCACGAAGGTGACCGTCACTTCCGGCGGGACCTCCGCCGAGTCCCCCCTCATCATCCACATTTTGCCGCCCAGCCAGCTTCCCACGGTGGTGCGCCAGCCGGAGTCCACGATCGCCACCATCGGCCAGCGCGTCACGCTGTCGGCGGACATCGAGGGTAAAGCACCACTTTCCTTCCAGTGGAGGAAAGACGGTGCCGTGATCAATGGCGCGACGGGCCTCAGCCACTCAATCCCTTCCTTCACCCAGGCGGACACCGGGGCCTACACCCTCACCGCCACGAACAATGCCGGCTCCGTCACCACTCTGCCGGCCACCCTTTTCCATACCCAGACATTCGCCACCGGGAACAATCCTTCCGGCCTGCCCGTCACCCACGGCGGCACGTTGCCGTGGTCTCCGCAAACCACGGTGACCCGGGACGGGATGCCCGCGATGCAGAGCGGGGCCATCACTCACGGCGGCACCAGCATTTTCGAAACCACGGTGACCGGGCCGGGTGTTTTCGTATGGTACTGGAAAACATCGTCGGAATCCAACGACCGGTTGTATTTCCACCTTAATGGCAGCCAGATCGGCTATCTTTCCGGGGAAACGGACTGGCAACCCGCCGTGAAACTCATTGAGGCGGGCACCCACACCCTGCGCTGGTCCTACATCAAAAGCAACTTCACCACCGCCGGGCAGGACAAAGCTTGGGTCAGCTCCGCCACCATGTATTACGGATGGGCGATCAACGCCGTCCCGACAGGAAACGGTGAAATCACCCGAAGCCCGGCGGTCACGGAAACTTACCCGAACGGATCGCAGGTGACTCTCACCGCCGTTCCCGCGCCGGGCCATTATTTCGCGGGCTGGAGCGGAGACCTCACCGGCACCATGAATCCCGCCGCCATCGCGATGACTTCCCATCGCTCCCTCACCGCGATCTTCAAGGAGGATCTCGGGATTGCCCTCGGGGCCTACGGGTTGAAATGGATCACCGGAGGAAACGCCGACTGGAAAAGCCAGTCGTTCGTCACGAAGAACGATGGCATCGCCGCCAGCAGCGGAGCGATCGGCAACAACCAGAGTTCCTGGGTCGAAACGACGGTCACCGGCCCCGGTAACCTGAGTTGGTGGTGGAAGGTTTCGTCGGAAACGGGCTATGACAAACTGATATTCTCGATAAACGGAGTGGCGCAGGAAGACATCAGCGGCGAAGCGGACTGGGCCAACCGCGTGCTCAGTCTCGGAGCGGGTAGCCAGACACTCCGCTGGTCTTACGTAAAGGATATCCGGACCGTCGCCGGCGTTGATACGGCTTGGCTGGATGAGGTGAGATTCCTGCCGGCTGCCGCACAGAGCTTCAACGACTGGGTGGCGACCTGGAATCTTCCCCCAGGAAAACGCGGAAGAACGGATGATGCCAATGACGACGGCATCCCGAATCTCCTTGCGTTCGCTTTCGGCGTCCCCCCGATGGAAA includes:
- a CDS encoding immunoglobulin domain-containing protein encodes the protein MAVASSGWCADFAYDATGRLTGAAGAGNVKISYTYDDAGNITGVAATPYAAAAPFLVGGTALTGTVGSPFSQTLASSRIPAVFAAANLPPGLALNGGTGSITGTPTTAGVFSTKVTVTSGGTSAESPLIIHILPPSQLPTVVRQPESTIATIGQRVTLSADIEGKAPLSFQWRKDGAVINGATGLSHSIPSFTQADTGAYTLTATNNAGSVTTLPATLFHTQTFATGNNPSGLPVTHGGTLPWSPQTTVTRDGMPAMQSGAITHGGTSIFETTVTGPGVFVWYWKTSSESNDRLYFHLNGSQIGYLSGETDWQPAVKLIEAGTHTLRWSYIKSNFTTAGQDKAWVSSATMYYGWAINAVPTGNGEITRSPAVTETYPNGSQVTLTAVPAPGHYFAGWSGDLTGTMNPAAIAMTSHRSLTAIFKEDLGIALGAYGLKWITGGNADWKSQSFVTKNDGIAASSGAIGNNQSSWVETTVTGPGNLSWWWKVSSETGYDKLIFSINGVAQEDISGEADWANRVLSLGAGSQTLRWSYVKDIRTVAGVDTAWLDEVRFLPAAAQSFNDWVATWNLPPGKRGRTDDANDDGIPNLLAFAFGVPPMENATANLPVVSRNGSNLTITYKRSKKALGIAWTPQVSDNLVDFRTTGITHSKVGEDSEVETWTATVTTAGFPKRFLRINVE